In Streptomyces sp. P3, one DNA window encodes the following:
- a CDS encoding DUF3097 domain-containing protein: MRQYSADLTPPWKKPTPVPEVAAEPGLVVEEPGTGFCGAVIRCEAGTVTLEDRFGKHRVFPLEPRGFLLEGRAVTLVRPAAGPARPARTASGSVAVPGARARVARAGRIYVEGRHDAELVEKVWGDDLRVEGVVVEYLEGVDDLPSIVAEFGPGPDAKLGVLVDHLVPGTKEWRIAQAVTSEQALVVGHPYIDIWEAVKPASLGIAGWPRVPHGQDWKTGVCRALGWPSENTGAVWQAILKRVGSYKDLEPELLGRVEELIDFVTDGGA; the protein is encoded by the coding sequence ATGCGCCAGTACTCCGCCGACCTGACACCTCCCTGGAAGAAGCCGACGCCGGTTCCCGAGGTCGCGGCGGAGCCCGGCCTGGTGGTGGAGGAGCCCGGCACCGGTTTCTGCGGCGCGGTGATCCGCTGCGAGGCGGGCACGGTGACCCTGGAGGACCGCTTCGGCAAGCACCGGGTGTTCCCGCTGGAGCCACGCGGCTTCCTCCTGGAGGGCAGGGCGGTGACCTTGGTGCGACCCGCCGCGGGCCCCGCACGTCCGGCCCGCACCGCCTCGGGTTCGGTCGCCGTCCCCGGCGCCCGCGCTCGGGTGGCCCGCGCCGGCCGCATCTACGTCGAGGGCCGGCACGACGCCGAGCTGGTCGAGAAGGTGTGGGGCGACGACCTGCGCGTCGAGGGCGTGGTCGTGGAGTACCTGGAGGGGGTCGACGACCTGCCGTCGATCGTCGCCGAGTTCGGCCCCGGCCCGGACGCGAAGCTGGGCGTCCTGGTGGACCACCTGGTGCCGGGGACGAAGGAGTGGCGCATCGCGCAGGCGGTGACCAGCGAGCAAGCGCTGGTCGTCGGCCACCCGTACATCGACATCTGGGAGGCCGTGAAACCGGCCTCCCTGGGGATCGCGGGGTGGCCTCGGGTCCCGCACGGCCAGGACTGGAAGACGGGCGTGTGCCGGGCGCTGGGCTGGCCGTCGGAGAACACCGGGGCGGTGTGGCAGGCGATCCTGAAGCGGGTCGGCTCCTACAAGGACCTGGAGCCGGAGTTGCTGGGCCGCGTGGAGGAACTGATCGACTTCGTCACCGACGGCGGGGCCTGA
- a CDS encoding MBL fold metallo-hydrolase: MTMTWEELGWERVAAGVGRCRLPGWDCTVGLVVGAGAALVIDAGSTLAEGALLRAQAEELAGGRVTHLALTHPHFDHVLGAAAFAGAEVFGAVGIDSVPADELREDAVRQGVDEAAATEAADTLVRPRHFVSGEWTLDLGGGRQVLLANVGPAHSAHDLVVLVPGAVAGEPETVFCGDLVEESGEPQAGPDAVPSRWPAALDRLLDLGGEDARYVPGHGAVVDAAFVRAQRDALAERFGVST, from the coding sequence ATGACGATGACTTGGGAAGAGCTGGGATGGGAGCGGGTCGCGGCCGGGGTGGGCCGCTGCCGGCTGCCGGGCTGGGACTGCACGGTGGGGCTGGTCGTCGGGGCGGGTGCGGCGCTGGTGATCGACGCCGGGTCGACGCTGGCGGAGGGGGCGCTGCTGCGGGCGCAGGCCGAGGAGCTCGCCGGCGGGCGTGTGACCCATCTCGCGCTCACACACCCCCATTTCGACCATGTGCTGGGGGCGGCGGCGTTCGCCGGCGCGGAGGTGTTCGGGGCGGTGGGCATCGATTCCGTGCCGGCCGACGAGCTGCGGGAGGACGCGGTCCGGCAGGGCGTGGACGAGGCGGCGGCGACGGAGGCCGCGGACACGCTCGTCCGGCCCCGCCACTTCGTCTCCGGGGAGTGGACGCTCGACCTGGGCGGGGGCCGCCAGGTCCTGCTGGCGAACGTGGGCCCCGCCCACTCCGCCCATGACCTGGTGGTCCTCGTCCCGGGTGCGGTCGCCGGTGAGCCCGAGACGGTCTTCTGCGGCGATCTGGTCGAGGAGTCCGGTGAACCGCAGGCCGGCCCGGACGCGGTGCCGTCGCGCTGGCCCGCCGCCCTCGACCGGCTCCTCGACCTCGGCGGCGAGGACGCGCGATACGTGCCCGGTCACGGGGCCGTGGTGGACGCGGCGTTCGTGCGTGCGCAGCGGGACGCGCTCGCGGAGCGATTCGGCGTGTCGACGTAA
- the hrcA gene encoding heat-inducible transcriptional repressor HrcA has protein sequence MLSERRLQVLRAIVQDYVGTEEPVGSKALTERHNLGVSPATVRNDMAALEDEGYIAQPHTSAGRIPTDKGYRLFVDKLAGVKPMTGPERRAIQNFLDGAVDLDDVVARTVRLLAQLTRQVAVVQYPSLTRSTVRHVELLSLAPARLMLVLITDTGRVEQRLVDCPAPFGESSLADLRARLNSRVAGRRFSDVPRLVEDLPEAFEAEDRGTVTMVLSTLLETLVEENEERLMIGGTANLTRFGHDFPLTIRPVLEALEEQVVLLKLLGEAGDSGMTVRIGHENAYEGLNSTSVVSVGYGSGGEAVAKLGVVGPTRMDYPGTMGAVRAVARYVGQILAES, from the coding sequence ATGCTGAGTGAACGCAGGCTCCAGGTGCTGCGCGCCATCGTCCAGGACTATGTCGGCACCGAGGAGCCCGTGGGGTCCAAGGCGCTCACCGAGCGCCACAACCTCGGCGTCTCCCCGGCGACGGTCCGCAACGACATGGCCGCCCTGGAGGACGAGGGGTACATCGCCCAGCCGCACACCAGTGCCGGGCGGATCCCCACCGACAAGGGCTACCGGCTCTTCGTCGACAAACTGGCCGGCGTCAAGCCGATGACCGGCCCCGAGCGGCGCGCCATCCAGAACTTCCTGGACGGCGCGGTCGACCTCGACGACGTCGTGGCGCGGACGGTACGGCTGCTCGCGCAGCTCACCCGGCAGGTCGCCGTCGTGCAGTACCCGTCCCTGACCCGTTCGACCGTGCGGCACGTGGAGCTCCTCTCGCTCGCGCCCGCCCGCCTGATGCTGGTGCTGATCACGGACACCGGGCGGGTCGAGCAGCGGCTGGTGGACTGCCCGGCGCCGTTCGGGGAGTCCTCGCTGGCGGATCTGCGCGCACGGCTCAACAGCCGGGTGGCCGGCCGCCGGTTCTCGGACGTGCCGCGGCTGGTGGAGGATCTTCCGGAGGCCTTCGAGGCCGAGGACCGCGGCACCGTCACGATGGTGCTCTCCACCCTGCTGGAGACGCTCGTCGAGGAGAACGAGGAGCGGCTGATGATCGGCGGAACCGCCAATCTCACCCGCTTCGGACATGACTTTCCCCTCACCATCCGGCCCGTCCTGGAGGCCCTCGAGGAGCAGGTCGTGCTCCTCAAGCTCCTTGGCGAGGCGGGGGATTCGGGCATGACCGTACGCATCGGTCACGAGAACGCCTACGAGGGACTCAACTCCACTTCCGTGGTGTCGGTCGGCTACGGTTCGGGCGGCGAAGCAGTCGCCAAACTCGGCGTGGTCGGACCGACCCGCATGGATTACCCGGGAACGATGGGAGCGGTACGAGCGGTGGCACGGTACGTCGGACAGATCCTGGCGGAGTCGTAA
- the dnaJ gene encoding molecular chaperone DnaJ, which produces MATDYYAVLGVRRDASQEEIKKAFRRLARELHPDVNPDPKTQERFKEINAAYEVLSDPQKKQVYDLGGDPLSQAGGGAGGFGAGGFGNFSDIMDAFFGTASQRGPRSRTRRGQDAMIRLEIDLEEAAFGTTKDLQVDTAIVCTTCSGEGAAPGTSAQTCDMCRGRGEVSQVTRSFLGQVMTSRPCPQCQGFGTVVPTPCPECAGDGRVRSRRTLTVKIPAGVDNGTRIQLAGEGEVGPGGGPAGDLYVEIHELPHAQFQRRGDDLHCTVTLPMTAASLGTKVPLETLDGLEEVDIRPGTQSGQSIPLHGRGVTHLRGGGRGDLIVHVEVQTPTKLDPEQERLLRELAKLRGEERPTGQFQPGQQGLFSRLKDAFNGR; this is translated from the coding sequence GTGGCCACGGACTACTACGCCGTCCTCGGCGTGCGCCGCGACGCGTCGCAGGAAGAGATCAAGAAGGCCTTCCGGAGGCTCGCGCGCGAGCTGCACCCGGACGTCAACCCGGATCCGAAGACCCAGGAGCGGTTCAAGGAGATCAACGCCGCCTACGAGGTGTTGTCGGACCCGCAGAAGAAGCAGGTCTACGACCTCGGCGGCGACCCGCTGTCCCAGGCGGGCGGCGGCGCCGGCGGCTTCGGGGCGGGTGGCTTCGGCAACTTCTCCGACATCATGGACGCGTTCTTCGGTACGGCGTCGCAGCGCGGGCCACGCTCACGCACCCGGCGCGGCCAGGACGCGATGATCCGGCTGGAGATCGACCTCGAGGAGGCGGCCTTCGGCACCACGAAGGACCTCCAGGTCGACACCGCGATCGTCTGCACGACGTGCAGCGGCGAAGGCGCCGCCCCCGGCACCAGCGCCCAGACGTGTGACATGTGCCGCGGTCGCGGCGAGGTGTCGCAGGTGACCCGGTCCTTCCTGGGCCAGGTCATGACGTCGCGGCCGTGTCCGCAGTGCCAGGGCTTCGGCACCGTCGTGCCGACCCCGTGCCCGGAGTGCGCGGGCGACGGGCGCGTGCGCTCGCGCCGCACCCTGACGGTGAAGATCCCGGCCGGCGTCGACAACGGCACCCGGATCCAGCTCGCGGGCGAGGGCGAGGTCGGTCCCGGCGGCGGCCCCGCCGGCGACCTGTACGTGGAGATCCACGAGCTGCCGCACGCCCAGTTCCAGCGGCGCGGCGACGACCTGCACTGCACGGTGACCCTGCCGATGACGGCGGCGTCCCTCGGCACGAAGGTGCCCCTGGAGACGCTGGACGGCCTGGAGGAGGTCGACATCCGGCCCGGCACCCAGTCCGGCCAGTCGATCCCGCTGCACGGCCGGGGCGTCACGCATCTGCGTGGCGGCGGCCGCGGCGACCTCATCGTGCACGTCGAGGTGCAGACCCCGACGAAGCTGGATCCCGAGCAGGAGCGGCTGCTGCGCGAGCTGGCCAAGCTGCGGGGCGAGGAGCGGCCCACGGGGCAGTTCCAGCCCGGGCAGCAGGGCCTGTTCTCGCGACTGAAGGACGCGTTCAACGGGCGGTGA
- a CDS encoding nitronate monooxygenase has translation MSSALTGLLPHPIVQAPMAGGVSVPQLAAAVSEAGGLGFLAAGYKTADGMYQDIKQLRSLTNRPFGVNLFMPQPDYPGASTGSTGAAVAAPPAAGAVDVYAHQLAGEAVWYDTELGDPDSGRDDGYDAKLAVLLDNPAPVVSFHFGVPSGEALESLRRAGTFTLVTATTAEEALAVERAGADAVVVQGVEAGGHQGSHRDNPENDGCGIGLLSLVAQVRESVSLPIVAAGGIMRGSQIAAVLAAGASAAQLGTAFLATPESGAHAVHKEALTNPLFVRTELTRAFSGRPARGLVNRFLREHGPYAPAAYPEVHHLTVPLRKAAAKAGDAQGMALWAGQGHRMARELPAGRLVEVLVSELAAARTALSQDFPAAEGGAR, from the coding sequence ATGTCCTCCGCGCTGACCGGTCTTCTCCCTCACCCGATCGTGCAGGCCCCCATGGCGGGTGGTGTCTCCGTCCCGCAGCTCGCGGCCGCCGTGTCCGAGGCGGGCGGGCTCGGATTCCTCGCGGCCGGGTACAAGACGGCCGACGGCATGTACCAGGACATCAAGCAGCTGCGCAGCCTCACCAACCGCCCCTTCGGCGTCAACCTCTTCATGCCGCAGCCCGACTACCCCGGTGCGAGCACCGGCTCCACCGGAGCGGCTGTCGCCGCGCCCCCCGCTGCCGGCGCCGTCGACGTCTACGCCCACCAGCTGGCCGGCGAGGCCGTCTGGTACGACACGGAACTCGGCGATCCGGACAGCGGCCGCGACGACGGGTACGACGCCAAGCTCGCGGTGCTGCTGGACAACCCGGCGCCCGTGGTGTCCTTCCACTTCGGCGTACCGAGCGGCGAGGCGCTGGAGTCGCTGCGCCGTGCGGGAACGTTCACGCTGGTCACGGCGACCACCGCCGAGGAGGCCCTCGCCGTGGAGCGGGCCGGCGCGGACGCGGTCGTCGTGCAGGGGGTGGAGGCCGGCGGACACCAGGGCAGCCACCGGGACAACCCAGAGAACGACGGCTGCGGCATCGGTCTGCTCTCCCTGGTCGCCCAGGTCCGCGAGTCAGTGAGCCTGCCCATCGTCGCCGCCGGCGGCATCATGCGTGGCAGCCAGATCGCCGCGGTCCTCGCGGCCGGCGCGAGCGCGGCCCAGCTGGGCACCGCGTTCCTCGCCACGCCCGAGTCCGGCGCGCACGCCGTGCACAAGGAGGCGCTGACCAACCCCCTCTTCGTGCGCACCGAGCTGACCCGCGCCTTCTCCGGGCGCCCGGCCCGCGGCCTGGTCAACCGCTTCCTGCGCGAGCACGGCCCCTACGCGCCCGCCGCCTACCCGGAGGTGCACCACCTCACCGTGCCGCTGCGCAAGGCGGCGGCCAAGGCGGGGGACGCCCAGGGGATGGCGCTGTGGGCGGGGCAGGGCCACCGGATGGCCCGCGAACTGCCCGCCGGACGACTGGTGGAGGTACTGGTGAGCGAACTCGCCGCGGCACGGACAGCGTTGTCACAGGACTTCCCGGCCGCAGAGGGCGGCGCCCGATGA
- a CDS encoding 16S rRNA (uracil(1498)-N(3))-methyltransferase produces the protein MTAPVFVVDELPDGRPEFVLDGPEGRHAVSVKRLRAGEDVVLTDGAGRWARAEVVAAEGRDRLVVRLGETVEEPVETPRITVVQALPKGDRGELAVETMTETGVDAIVPWAAARCITQWKGERGAKALAKWRATAREAGKQSRRVRFPEIAEASTARQVAALLARADFAAVLHEDRDYGSEPLAAAELPVEGEIVLVVGPEGGVSPEELALFEEAGAKAYRLGRSVLRTSTAGTAAAALVLGRTGRWS, from the coding sequence ATGACCGCCCCCGTCTTCGTCGTCGACGAACTCCCCGACGGTCGGCCCGAGTTCGTGCTGGACGGGCCGGAGGGCCGGCACGCCGTCTCGGTGAAGCGGCTGCGGGCCGGCGAGGACGTGGTCCTCACCGACGGCGCCGGACGCTGGGCGCGGGCCGAGGTCGTGGCCGCCGAGGGCAGGGACCGGCTGGTGGTGCGGCTGGGCGAGACGGTCGAGGAGCCCGTCGAGACGCCCCGGATCACCGTCGTGCAGGCCCTTCCCAAGGGTGACCGGGGCGAGCTGGCCGTCGAGACGATGACCGAGACCGGCGTCGACGCGATCGTGCCGTGGGCGGCCGCGCGCTGCATCACCCAGTGGAAGGGCGAGCGCGGCGCCAAGGCACTCGCCAAGTGGCGGGCCACCGCCCGCGAGGCCGGCAAGCAGTCCCGCCGGGTCCGCTTCCCCGAGATCGCGGAGGCCTCGACCGCCCGCCAGGTGGCCGCGCTGCTCGCCCGGGCCGACTTCGCCGCCGTCCTGCACGAGGACCGCGACTACGGCAGCGAGCCGCTGGCCGCCGCCGAACTCCCCGTCGAGGGCGAGATCGTGCTCGTCGTGGGCCCCGAGGGGGGCGTGTCGCCCGAGGAGCTGGCGCTCTTCGAGGAGGCGGGCGCGAAGGCCTACCGGCTCGGCCGGAGCGTACTGCGCACCTCGACCGCCGGCACGGCGGCCGCGGCCCTCGTCCTGGGCCGGACCGGCCGCTGGTCCTGA
- a CDS encoding VOC family protein, whose product MELVQVRLLVKDFPLCYRFYADVLGLKPQSGAEQGPYEKFSPATGSAGIAIQDRAMMAEVLGELGDAANGHRSLVVLRVDDLDAYCADVRARGAAVIHGPAPLTDRMRVAHLKDPEGNLVELQEWLLLRG is encoded by the coding sequence GTGGAACTCGTCCAAGTCCGGCTGCTGGTCAAGGACTTCCCCCTCTGCTACCGCTTCTACGCCGACGTCCTCGGGCTGAAGCCGCAGTCGGGCGCGGAGCAGGGGCCGTACGAGAAGTTCAGCCCCGCCACCGGGTCGGCGGGCATCGCCATCCAGGACCGCGCCATGATGGCGGAGGTGCTCGGCGAGCTGGGCGACGCGGCGAACGGGCACCGCTCCCTGGTGGTGCTGCGCGTCGACGACCTGGACGCCTACTGCGCGGACGTCCGCGCCCGTGGCGCCGCCGTGATCCACGGCCCCGCCCCGCTGACCGACCGCATGCGCGTCGCCCACCTCAAGGACCCGGAGGGGAACCTGGTGGAGCTTCAGGAGTGGCTGCTGCTGCGCGGCTGA
- a CDS encoding S41 family peptidase, translated as MTQSATPAAYLRFPHLHGELAAFVAEDDVWLAPLDGGRAWRVSSDNMPVSSPRISPDGATVAWTSTRDGAPEVHIAPVDGGPSTRLTYWGNAQTRVRGWTPDGRVLAVSTYDQATLRRSWARAVPVDGGPATTLPYGPVGTVAHGPHTVLLSASMGREAAHWKRYRGGTAGKLWIDREGDGEFVRLHEELDGNIECPVWAGDRIAFLSDHEGTGALYSSLADGSDLRRHTPHGGASRSGETESGGGFYARQAAGDGTRIVYMSAGELWLLDDLDGAEPRRLDVRLGGQRADRRPYPVAASRWLGGAAPDHTARGSAVEVRGTVHWVTHRCGPARALAAEPGVRARLPRTFRTEGEEWAVWVTDAEGEDALEFAPATGPAPGATPRRLAAGRLGRVLELAMAPDGSRAAVAAHDGRLLLVERETGEVREVDSSPDGEVSDLVFSPDSAWLAWSHPGPRPLSQLKLANVTDLSVTEATPLRFRDYAPAFTLDGKHLAFLSTRAFDPVYDEHVFDLSFVAGARPHLITLAATTPSPFGPQRHGRPFEAPDKEETPDSEGTPTTRIDLEGLADRIVPFPVEAGRYSGLAAAKDGVLWLRHPVHGVLGASRATPDDPGPDTELERYDLAHQRVEHLATDADRFEVSGDGKRLLLWTDGKLKVVPSDRRASGDEDSDSNVTVDLGRIRRVVDPSAEWRQMYDETGRIMRDNFWRPDLGGVDWDGVLDRYRPVLERVATHDDLVDLLWELHGELGTSHAYVSPHGGHRGGARQGLLGADLSRHADGSWRIDRVLPSETSDPDARSPLAAPGVAVRAGDAIVAVGGQPVDPVTGPGPLLVGTAGKVVELTVSPAGGGEPRHAVVVPVADEEALRYHAWVADRRAYVHEASGGRLGYLHVPDMQAPGWAQIHRDLRVEVAREGLVVDVRENRGGHTSQLVVEKLARRIVGWDVPRGMRASSYPEDAPRGPVVAVANEFSGSDGDIVNAAIKALGIGPVVGTRTWGGTVGIDSRYRLVDGTLVTQPKYAIWLEGYGWGVENHGVDPDIEVVCAPQDHAAARDVQLDAAVASALASLESTPAKVPPVLP; from the coding sequence GTGACCCAGTCCGCGACGCCTGCCGCGTATCTCAGATTCCCGCACCTGCACGGCGAATTGGCGGCCTTCGTCGCCGAGGACGACGTGTGGCTCGCGCCCCTCGACGGCGGCCGCGCCTGGCGGGTCAGCTCCGACAACATGCCGGTCTCCTCCCCGCGCATCTCGCCCGACGGCGCCACCGTCGCCTGGACGTCCACCCGGGACGGCGCGCCCGAGGTGCACATCGCCCCCGTCGACGGCGGCCCCTCGACCCGGCTGACCTACTGGGGCAACGCGCAGACCCGGGTGCGCGGCTGGACCCCGGACGGCCGGGTCCTCGCCGTCAGCACCTACGACCAGGCGACCCTGCGCCGCAGCTGGGCCCGTGCCGTCCCCGTCGACGGCGGACCGGCGACGACCCTGCCGTACGGGCCGGTCGGCACGGTCGCCCACGGCCCGCACACCGTGCTGCTGTCCGCGTCGATGGGCCGCGAGGCCGCCCACTGGAAGCGCTACCGGGGCGGCACCGCGGGCAAGCTGTGGATCGACCGGGAGGGCGACGGGGAGTTCGTCCGGCTGCACGAGGAGCTGGACGGCAACATCGAGTGCCCGGTGTGGGCCGGGGACCGTATCGCGTTCCTCTCCGACCACGAGGGCACGGGCGCGCTGTACTCCTCCCTCGCCGACGGCTCCGACCTGCGCCGGCACACGCCCCACGGGGGCGCCTCCCGCTCGGGCGAAACCGAGAGCGGCGGAGGGTTCTACGCACGCCAGGCCGCCGGCGACGGCACCCGGATCGTGTACATGTCCGCAGGCGAGCTGTGGCTGCTCGACGACCTCGACGGTGCCGAACCGCGCCGCCTCGACGTCCGGCTCGGCGGCCAGCGCGCCGACCGCCGCCCCTACCCGGTCGCCGCCTCCCGGTGGCTGGGCGGGGCCGCGCCCGACCACACCGCACGCGGCAGCGCCGTCGAGGTGCGCGGAACCGTCCACTGGGTCACCCACCGTTGCGGGCCCGCCCGGGCGCTCGCCGCCGAACCCGGCGTGCGGGCCCGGCTGCCGCGCACCTTCCGCACGGAGGGGGAGGAGTGGGCGGTGTGGGTGACCGACGCCGAGGGCGAGGACGCGCTGGAGTTCGCCCCGGCGACCGGCCCGGCCCCCGGCGCCACCCCGCGCCGGCTCGCCGCCGGTCGGCTCGGCCGGGTCCTCGAGCTCGCCATGGCGCCCGACGGCAGCCGGGCCGCGGTCGCCGCCCACGACGGACGGCTGCTGCTCGTCGAGCGGGAGACCGGAGAGGTCCGCGAAGTCGACAGCAGCCCCGACGGCGAGGTGTCCGACCTGGTCTTCTCACCGGACTCGGCCTGGCTCGCCTGGTCGCACCCCGGCCCGCGCCCGCTCAGCCAGCTCAAGCTCGCGAACGTCACCGACCTGTCGGTCACCGAGGCGACCCCGCTGCGCTTCCGCGACTACGCACCGGCCTTCACCCTCGACGGCAAGCACCTCGCGTTCCTCTCCACGCGCGCCTTCGACCCGGTCTACGACGAGCACGTCTTCGACCTCTCCTTCGTGGCCGGCGCCCGCCCGCACCTCATCACCCTCGCGGCGACCACCCCCTCGCCGTTCGGACCGCAGCGGCACGGCAGACCCTTCGAGGCTCCCGACAAGGAGGAGACGCCCGACAGCGAGGGCACCCCCACCACCCGCATCGACCTCGAGGGCCTCGCCGACCGGATAGTGCCCTTCCCGGTCGAGGCCGGCCGCTACTCCGGGCTCGCCGCGGCGAAGGACGGCGTGCTGTGGCTGCGGCATCCCGTGCACGGCGTCCTCGGGGCCTCCCGCGCCACCCCGGACGACCCCGGACCGGACACCGAGCTGGAGCGCTACGACCTCGCCCACCAGCGTGTCGAGCACCTCGCGACGGACGCGGACCGCTTCGAGGTCAGCGGCGACGGCAAGCGGCTGCTGCTGTGGACCGACGGCAAGCTCAAGGTCGTCCCCAGCGACCGGCGCGCCTCCGGCGACGAGGACAGCGACAGCAACGTCACCGTCGACCTCGGCCGCATCCGCCGTGTCGTGGACCCGTCCGCCGAGTGGCGGCAGATGTACGACGAGACCGGCCGGATCATGCGGGACAACTTCTGGCGGCCCGACCTCGGCGGCGTCGACTGGGACGGCGTCCTCGACCGCTACCGGCCCGTGCTGGAGCGGGTCGCGACCCACGACGACCTCGTCGACCTGCTGTGGGAGCTGCACGGCGAGCTCGGCACCTCGCACGCCTACGTCTCGCCCCACGGCGGCCACCGCGGGGGCGCCCGGCAGGGCCTGCTCGGCGCGGACCTCTCCCGTCACGCGGACGGCAGTTGGCGCATCGACCGGGTGCTGCCCTCGGAGACCTCCGACCCCGACGCCCGCTCCCCGCTCGCCGCGCCCGGCGTCGCGGTGCGGGCCGGGGACGCGATCGTCGCTGTCGGCGGGCAGCCGGTGGACCCGGTCACCGGCCCCGGGCCGCTGCTGGTCGGCACGGCCGGCAAGGTCGTCGAGCTCACGGTGTCGCCGGCCGGCGGGGGCGAGCCGCGGCACGCCGTCGTCGTCCCCGTCGCCGACGAGGAGGCGCTGCGCTACCACGCGTGGGTCGCCGACCGGCGGGCGTACGTGCACGAGGCGTCCGGCGGCCGGCTGGGCTATCTGCACGTGCCCGACATGCAGGCGCCGGGCTGGGCGCAGATCCACCGCGACCTGCGGGTCGAGGTGGCGCGGGAGGGCCTGGTCGTGGACGTCCGGGAGAACCGGGGCGGGCACACCTCCCAGCTGGTCGTGGAGAAACTCGCCCGGCGCATCGTCGGCTGGGACGTGCCGCGCGGCATGCGGGCGTCCAGCTATCCGGAGGACGCGCCGCGGGGGCCCGTGGTCGCCGTGGCCAACGAGTTCTCCGGCTCGGACGGGGACATCGTCAACGCGGCGATCAAGGCGCTCGGTATCGGGCCGGTGGTCGGAACGCGCACCTGGGGCGGGACGGTCGGGATCGACAGCCGCTACCGGCTGGTCGACGGCACGCTCGTCACCCAGCCCAAGTACGCCATCTGGCTCGAGGGTTACGGGTGGGGCGTGGAGAACCACGGCGTCGACCCCGACATCGAGGTGGTGTGCGCACCGCAGGACCACGCGGCCGCCCGTGACGTCCAGCTCGACGCGGCGGTGGCGTCGGCACTGGCCTCGCTGGAGTCCACGCCCGCGAAGGTACCGCCCGTTCTGCCCTGA
- a CDS encoding histidine triad nucleotide-binding protein, producing MTGEAQDDCLFCKIVAGTIPATIVRETGTTVAFRDINPQAPTHVLVIPKAHHENAAALAAADPALTADLLREAQAVADEDKLDSYRVVFNTGAGAGQTVFHVHAHVVGGRGLHWPPG from the coding sequence ATGACAGGGGAAGCGCAGGACGACTGCCTGTTCTGCAAGATCGTCGCGGGGACCATCCCGGCGACGATCGTGCGGGAGACCGGGACGACCGTCGCCTTCCGGGACATCAACCCCCAGGCGCCCACCCACGTCCTGGTGATCCCGAAGGCGCACCACGAGAACGCCGCCGCCCTCGCGGCCGCCGACCCGGCCCTCACCGCCGACCTGCTGCGCGAAGCCCAGGCCGTGGCCGACGAGGACAAGCTGGACAGCTACCGCGTCGTCTTCAACACCGGAGCGGGCGCCGGTCAGACCGTGTTCCACGTGCACGCGCACGTCGTCGGCGGCCGCGGTCTGCACTGGCCCCCCGGGTAG
- a CDS encoding ribonuclease Z: MSVRELVVLGTASQVPTRHRNHNGYFLRWDGEGLLFDPGEGTQRQMLRAQVAAHDIHRICVTHFHGDHSLGLAGVIQRINLDQVPHPVTAHYPRSGQRFFERLRYSTAYRETVGITEAPVDADGPLAAAASYRLETARLSHPVESYGYRLVEPDGRRMLPERLAAHGIGGPDVGRIQREGAIGGVSLDDVSEVRRGQRFAFVMDTRLCEGVHALAEGADLLVIESTFLDEDERLAVDHGHLTAGQAARVARDAGVRHLVLTHFSQRYSEPQEFERQARAAGFDGELTVAHDLARIPVPKRR, translated from the coding sequence GTGTCCGTACGCGAACTGGTGGTCCTCGGCACCGCCAGCCAGGTCCCCACCCGGCATCGCAACCACAACGGCTACTTCCTGCGCTGGGACGGCGAGGGCCTCCTCTTCGACCCGGGCGAGGGCACCCAGCGCCAGATGCTGCGCGCCCAGGTCGCCGCGCACGACATCCACCGGATCTGCGTCACCCACTTCCACGGAGACCACTCCCTGGGCCTGGCGGGCGTCATCCAGCGCATCAACCTGGACCAGGTGCCGCATCCGGTCACCGCCCACTACCCGCGCTCCGGGCAGCGGTTCTTCGAGCGACTGCGCTACTCCACCGCCTACCGGGAGACCGTCGGCATCACCGAGGCGCCGGTCGACGCGGACGGGCCGCTCGCCGCCGCCGCCTCCTACCGGCTGGAGACCGCCCGACTCTCGCACCCGGTGGAGTCCTACGGCTACCGCCTCGTCGAACCCGACGGCCGCCGCATGCTGCCCGAGCGGCTCGCCGCGCACGGCATCGGCGGACCCGACGTCGGCCGGATCCAGCGGGAGGGCGCGATCGGCGGGGTCTCGCTCGACGACGTCAGCGAGGTCCGCCGCGGGCAGCGGTTCGCGTTCGTCATGGACACCCGGCTGTGCGAGGGCGTGCACGCGCTCGCCGAGGGCGCCGACCTGCTCGTCATCGAGTCGACCTTCCTCGACGAGGACGAGCGGCTCGCCGTGGACCACGGTCATCTGACCGCCGGTCAGGCCGCCCGGGTCGCCCGGGACGCCGGGGTACGGCATCTGGTCCTCACCCACTTCAGCCAGCGCTATTCCGAGCCGCAGGAGTTCGAGCGGCAGGCGCGGGCCGCCGGGTTCGACGGTGAGCTGACCGTCGCCCACGACCTTGCGCGGATCCCGGTTCCGAAACGGCGGTGA